The sequence below is a genomic window from Prosthecobacter dejongeii.
GCTCCATGATGTGGAGCACCACCCGAAACGCCTCCACTCCTCCATCATAGCCCGCATCAAAATCATGTGCGGGTCCATGAGCATTGATGAAAAGCGCATCCCTCAGGATGGCCGCATCACAATGGCTTTCAATGACAAGGAACTAGACATGCGTGTCTCCATCATCCCCACCAACAATGGTGAGAGCGTGGTCATGCGTGTGCTGGATAAAAGCAGTCTCCGCCTGGGTCTGGCAGATCTAGGTTTCCTCTCGGATGACCAAGACACCTTCGAAAAACTCATCACCCTGCCAGACGGCATCGTGCTGGTCACCGGACCTACGGGTTCTGGTAAAACGACGACACTTTACGCCTGTCTGAACTTCATCAACCGTCCTGACCGCAAGATCATCACCGTGGAAGACCCGGTGGAATATGAGCTGGCCGGGATCAATCAGGTGATGGTCCGCGAAGATGTGGGCATGAGCTTCGGAGCCGCCCTGAAAGCCATCCTCCGTCAGGCACCCAACATCATCATGATCGGGGAAATTCGAGATCTCGAAACTGCCTCCATCGCCATCAACGCCTCCCTCACGGGCCACTTGGTCTTCAGCACCTTGCATACTAACGACGCGCCGAGTTCCGTCGCCCGTCTGGCTGACATCGGCGTGAAGCCTTTCCTCATCGCCTCCGCCGTCCGTGGCATTCTCGCTCAGCGACTTGTCCGCAAACTCTGTGGCGAGTGTAAGCAACCCTCCGGCCTCAGCGAGCGCGAATTGCGCAACCTCGGCCTGGAAGCCAGCCAGCTTTTCAATGCCAACATCATGGGGCCAAAAGGCTGCAACAAGTGCCGCGGCTCCGGCTTCAAGGGCCGAATGGTCATCGCTGAAATCTTCAAGATTGACGACGAAGTCCGCAACATGGTGAACCAGCAGCTCACCACTCCCCAGATCCGCAAACGCGCTCGTGAGCTGGGCATGCGCACCCTCCGCGAAGACGGCGTCCGCAAGGTTCTCGCCGGCTTGACCACGGCTGAAGAAGTGATCGAGGCCACCATGGCAGACGCAGATTGATGCGGCTGAACCCTGCGACTTTTTAAAACTTAGCACGACTGATTCCCCCCTATGACACCCCAGAATGTGGTAGATATGCTCGAAGCCCGGGGCCTGATTGACAATGGCCAGGCTTACGACATTACCCAGGACGCCGTCCACAATGGCAAAGAAATCCTCCAGGTGGTTCTCGATTATGGCATCTTCACCAGTGAAGATGAATTTTGGGCCCTAGTGGCCGAAGAACTCGGCGCAGACCATTTTGATCTGACCGAGTTTGAGCCCCCTACCTCCGTGGTGGGACTCATCCCCGCCGGCATGGCCCGCCTCTACGGGGCCTTCCCCATCACGCTCGATGGCCGCGGCCTCCACGTCGCTTTTACAGATCCGCTCAATCCGCAGCTCGTTGAAGATCTGCGTTTCGGTCTCGATAAGATCATCGTCCCCGTCGTCGCGCGTCGCAGCCAGGTGCAGACGCTCATTGACAAACATTATGGCACGGGAGCTCCCAGCATTGATGACATCTTCGGCAATCTCAAAAACGCCGACAAAAACTCCCCAGAAATCGAGGCCAACTCCGCGCCCATCGTGAAGTTTGTGGACCTCGTGATGACCCAGGCCATCAAAGAGCGCGCTTCGGACATCCACTTTGAGCCGTTCGAGCACGAATTCAAAATCCGCTATCGCGTGGATGGTGCCCTGTATGAAATGGCCCCACCCCCGGTTCATCTGGCCACCAGCGTCATCTCCCGTATCAAGGTGATGTCGAACATGAACATCGCCGAGCGGCGCATCCCTCAGGACGGTCGTATCATGACCTCCGTCAATGGCAAGCCCGTGGACATGCGTGTCAGTTCCCTGCCCACTCAGCATGGCGAATCTGTAGTGCTTCGTGTCCTTGATCGCAGTTCCGTCAATCTGGACCTTGAGCAATTGGGCATGCCCACCCATCTCTTTGATTACATCACGGAGACGATCAATAAGCCCAACGGCATCTTCATCGTCACAGGCCCCACGGGTGCGGGCAAGACGACTACTTTGTACGCCTGCCTTCGCCGCATCAATACCATTGACACCAAGCTGCTCACCGCTGAAGACCCAGTGGAATATGAGCTGGATGGGGTCATGCAGGTGCCCGTCAACGATGCTGTCGGCCTGACCTTTGCCCGCGCCCTCCGCGCCTTCCTGCGTCAGGATCCAGACCGCATCATGGTGGGAGAAATGCGTGACAAGGAAACAGCTCAGATTGCCATCCAGGCCTCGCTCACAGGTCACTTAGTACTCAGCACTCTGCATACTAACGATGCTGCAGGTGCCGTCACACGTCTTGTGGACATGGGCGTCGAGCCCTTCCTAGTCGCCGCAACATTGGAGGGCGTCCTAGCCCAGCGTTTGCTCCGCACCGTCTGCAAAAACTGCCGTGTGGCTTACGAACCTAGCCTTTCCATCCTCAACCAACTCAATCTCAGCCAGTCAGATATCGGCGGAAAACAATTTTATACCGGCAACGGCTGCGAAAAATGCGGCGGCAGCGGCTACAAAGGGCGAAAAGGTCTCTACGAACTGCTTCATGTGAATGATCCCATTCGCGATCTCATCACCCAGCGAGCCCCCACCCTCGTGCTAAAACAAAAAGCCATCGAACTCGGCATGGCCACTCTCCGCGAAGACGGTCTTCGGAACATTTACGACGGAGAAACCACCATCGAAGAAGTGCTGAAATACACCTGATTCAAAGGCCAGAAACAGCTCATAGTCGTTTCTGCCAGCATTTATTTGTTCGACATTCTCCCTCTTGACCCGGTAATCTCAAAAACGCCCCCGAACCCCCGTAGCGCCCATTTTCTATGCCGAAGTTCCACTACATCGCCCTCGATCAAAACGGTCAAGAAGTCGCCGGTGAACTCGATGCCTCCAGCGAAGCCGAGGCCATCAATCTCCTCCGCCAGAGCCAGCTTTACCCCACACAAGTCGCCCAAGAGGGCAAAGGCGACGCCGCCGTCAAAAAGCGCGCCAAAACCACCGCTGCCCCGAAGGGCAAAGGCAAAGCTGTCAAAGCTGGAGCCAATGCCAAGATCAAAGCGAAGGTGCTGATGATTTTCACCCGTCAGCTTGCTACGCTGATTGATTCTGGCCTCCCTCTTCTGCGCGGACTCACCGTGCTGGCCCGTCAGGAGCCAAACCCCGTGATGAAGAGCACCGTTTCCACCATCGCAGAAAACGTGCAGACCGGCAGCACCTTCTCCGAAACGCTCTCCCAATACCCGAAGATCTTTAACAAGCTCTACATCAACATGGTGAAAGCCGGGGAGCTGGGCGGGGTGCTCGAAGTCGTTCTCAACCGTCTCGCGGAATACCAAGAGAAGGCCCAGAAACTGAAGAACAAAGTCGTCGCTGCGATGGTTTACCCCATCATCGTGATGATCATCGCCGTCGTCATCATGGTCTTCCTCATGTTGGTCATCGTGCCTCGCTTCGAAAAAATCTTCGAAGACATGCTCGGTTCTGCGGACAAGCTCCCTCAGCTAACTAAAATCGTCATCGGCTTCAGTCGCTGGATGGGTGACAATTTCCCTTACCTCGTCGCTGGTGTTGTCGTCATCACCGTTGCCTGGAAGCTCTATGCAGCCACCGTCGGCGGTCGTCGTGTCATTGACGGACTCAAACTCAAAATCCCCCTGTTTGGTGACGTTCAGCGGAAAACAGCCATCTCCCGTTTCAGCCGCACCCTCGGCACCCTCGTCACTTCCGGTGTTCCCATCCTTCAGGCTCTCAACATCACCCGGGAAACCGCTGGTAACGTCGTCGTTTCAGACGCCATCACCAAGGTGCATGATGCCGTCAAAGAAGGTGAATCCATGGTGGCCCCGCTGGAGTCTAGCAACGTCTTCCCTCCGATGGTTATCTCCATGGTAGACGTGGGTGAAGAAACCGGCCAGCTCCCAGAAATGCTCCTCAAAATCGCTGACGTGTACGAAGATGAAGTGGACAATGCCGTCTCGGCCCTCACCTCCATGCTTGAGCCTCTCATGATCGTCATGCTCGCTGTGGTCGTCGGTGTCATCGTGATGGCCCTCTTCCTCCCACTCATCGAGGTGATCAAAGGCCTCAGCGGTGGAGCCTAGTTCCTCTCCTTCAACCCAGCCCCCCCAACCTATGAAAAGTCATCCCCGGAAACTAGTCCCGGCAGGCTTTACTGTGATCGAACTTCTCGTCGTCATCACGATCATCGCCCTGCTCTTCGCCCTCACCATCGGCGGCTTCACCTATGCTCAAAAATCCGCTGCACGCAGCCGGACCAC
It includes:
- a CDS encoding GspE/PulE family protein, with protein sequence MYSNEEYLLELLTESGLISAPDLQKAKTSKKPNESLLDCLIKTGVVSDEQVAQTVAVNSGMEYIDLHGFPANPALKGLIPMDVAKRYKVAPIGMNGSSMQVVVADPYDFETLDALPHVLQPDMEFFCSTPALIQLLQTNIYGNDFVTNPRDKDGSSNEGDAPIIKLVTNILLEAFKNRASDIHIEPLEKDVRVRLRIDGVLHDVEHHPKRLHSSIIARIKIMCGSMSIDEKRIPQDGRITMAFNDKELDMRVSIIPTNNGESVVMRVLDKSSLRLGLADLGFLSDDQDTFEKLITLPDGIVLVTGPTGSGKTTTLYACLNFINRPDRKIITVEDPVEYELAGINQVMVREDVGMSFGAALKAILRQAPNIIMIGEIRDLETASIAINASLTGHLVFSTLHTNDAPSSVARLADIGVKPFLIASAVRGILAQRLVRKLCGECKQPSGLSERELRNLGLEASQLFNANIMGPKGCNKCRGSGFKGRMVIAEIFKIDDEVRNMVNQQLTTPQIRKRARELGMRTLREDGVRKVLAGLTTAEEVIEATMADAD
- a CDS encoding GspE/PulE family protein; amino-acid sequence: MTPQNVVDMLEARGLIDNGQAYDITQDAVHNGKEILQVVLDYGIFTSEDEFWALVAEELGADHFDLTEFEPPTSVVGLIPAGMARLYGAFPITLDGRGLHVAFTDPLNPQLVEDLRFGLDKIIVPVVARRSQVQTLIDKHYGTGAPSIDDIFGNLKNADKNSPEIEANSAPIVKFVDLVMTQAIKERASDIHFEPFEHEFKIRYRVDGALYEMAPPPVHLATSVISRIKVMSNMNIAERRIPQDGRIMTSVNGKPVDMRVSSLPTQHGESVVLRVLDRSSVNLDLEQLGMPTHLFDYITETINKPNGIFIVTGPTGAGKTTTLYACLRRINTIDTKLLTAEDPVEYELDGVMQVPVNDAVGLTFARALRAFLRQDPDRIMVGEMRDKETAQIAIQASLTGHLVLSTLHTNDAAGAVTRLVDMGVEPFLVAATLEGVLAQRLLRTVCKNCRVAYEPSLSILNQLNLSQSDIGGKQFYTGNGCEKCGGSGYKGRKGLYELLHVNDPIRDLITQRAPTLVLKQKAIELGMATLREDGLRNIYDGETTIEEVLKYT
- a CDS encoding type II secretion system F family protein, with protein sequence MPKFHYIALDQNGQEVAGELDASSEAEAINLLRQSQLYPTQVAQEGKGDAAVKKRAKTTAAPKGKGKAVKAGANAKIKAKVLMIFTRQLATLIDSGLPLLRGLTVLARQEPNPVMKSTVSTIAENVQTGSTFSETLSQYPKIFNKLYINMVKAGELGGVLEVVLNRLAEYQEKAQKLKNKVVAAMVYPIIVMIIAVVIMVFLMLVIVPRFEKIFEDMLGSADKLPQLTKIVIGFSRWMGDNFPYLVAGVVVITVAWKLYAATVGGRRVIDGLKLKIPLFGDVQRKTAISRFSRTLGTLVTSGVPILQALNITRETAGNVVVSDAITKVHDAVKEGESMVAPLESSNVFPPMVISMVDVGEETGQLPEMLLKIADVYEDEVDNAVSALTSMLEPLMIVMLAVVVGVIVMALFLPLIEVIKGLSGGA